The following proteins are encoded in a genomic region of Burkholderia cepacia:
- the rtcR gene encoding RNA repair transcriptional activator RtcR: protein MRKTVAIGFLGIVLDQGDRTARRYPKWRPTISLCEHPGQPIDRLELLYPKEYLRLASHVREDLAQLSPHTDVRLTPVTIHDPWDFEEVYATLHDFARAYPFDLEHEDYLIHITTGTHVAQICWFLLAEARYLPARLVQTGPPQRTDEGPSGPGTISVIDLDLSRYNRIAQRFTRERDETVSFLKAGIATRNARFNALIEQLERVAVRSRAPMLLVGPTGAGKSFLAKRVYELKRGRHRLAGPFIEINCATLRGDAAMSTLFGHVKGAFTGAQTARAGLLRAADGGLLFLDEIGELGLDEQAMLLKAIEEKRFLPVGADVEATSDFELIAGTHRDLRQMVAAGTFREDLYARINLWTYELPGLAERREDIEPNLEFELDRFGREQGEQVRFNVEAKRRYLAFAASPRATWAGNFRELSASVTRMATLADAGRITEALAEQEVERLTRTWSSPGGAGVSESCVDAVFGTRAAELDLFDRAQLERVLDVCRTSASLSEAGRTLFAVSRQSKKQPNDADRLRKYLARFGLDWEAARQALDGA from the coding sequence ATGCGAAAGACCGTTGCCATCGGTTTTCTCGGTATCGTGCTCGATCAGGGCGATCGCACGGCGCGTCGCTACCCGAAATGGCGGCCGACGATTTCGCTGTGCGAGCATCCCGGCCAGCCGATCGACCGGCTCGAACTGCTGTATCCGAAGGAGTACCTGCGTCTCGCGAGCCACGTGCGGGAGGATCTCGCGCAACTGTCGCCGCATACCGACGTGCGGCTCACGCCGGTCACGATCCACGATCCGTGGGATTTCGAGGAGGTCTACGCGACGCTGCACGACTTCGCACGCGCATATCCGTTCGACCTCGAGCACGAGGATTACCTGATCCACATCACGACCGGCACGCACGTCGCGCAAATCTGCTGGTTCCTGCTGGCGGAAGCGCGCTACCTGCCCGCACGGCTCGTGCAGACGGGGCCGCCGCAGCGGACCGACGAGGGCCCGAGCGGGCCGGGCACGATATCGGTGATCGATCTTGACCTGTCGCGCTACAACCGGATCGCGCAACGCTTCACGCGGGAGCGCGACGAAACGGTGTCGTTCCTGAAGGCCGGCATCGCCACGCGCAACGCGCGTTTCAATGCGCTGATCGAGCAACTGGAGCGCGTGGCCGTGCGTTCGCGCGCGCCGATGCTGCTGGTCGGGCCGACGGGCGCCGGCAAATCGTTTCTCGCGAAGCGCGTGTACGAGCTGAAGCGCGGCCGCCATCGGCTCGCGGGGCCGTTCATCGAGATCAACTGCGCGACGCTGCGCGGCGACGCGGCGATGTCGACGCTGTTCGGGCACGTGAAGGGCGCGTTCACGGGCGCGCAGACGGCGCGCGCGGGCCTGCTGCGCGCGGCGGACGGCGGGCTGCTGTTTCTCGACGAGATCGGTGAGCTCGGGCTCGACGAGCAGGCGATGCTGCTGAAGGCGATCGAGGAGAAGCGTTTCCTGCCGGTCGGCGCGGACGTCGAGGCGACCAGCGATTTCGAGCTGATTGCGGGCACGCATCGCGACCTGCGGCAGATGGTGGCGGCCGGCACGTTCCGCGAGGATCTCTATGCGCGGATCAATCTGTGGACGTACGAACTGCCGGGGCTCGCCGAACGCCGCGAGGACATCGAGCCGAATCTCGAATTCGAACTCGATCGCTTCGGCCGCGAGCAGGGCGAGCAGGTGCGATTCAACGTGGAGGCGAAGCGGCGCTATCTCGCGTTCGCGGCGTCACCGCGCGCAACGTGGGCCGGCAACTTCCGCGAACTGTCGGCGTCGGTCACGCGGATGGCGACGCTGGCCGATGCAGGGCGGATTACCGAGGCGCTTGCCGAGCAGGAAGTCGAGCGGCTGACGCGCACGTGGTCGTCGCCGGGCGGCGCGGGTGTGTCGGAATCGTGCGTTGACGCGGTGTTCGGTACGCGCGCGGCGGAACTCGACCTGTTCGACCGGGCGCAGCTCGAACGCGTGCTCGACGTGTGTCGCACTTCGGCGAGCCTGTCGGAAGCAGGGCGCACGCTGTTCGCGGTGTCGCGGCAGAGCAAGAAGCAGCCGAACGATGCGGACCGGCTGCGCAAGTATCTCGCGCGGTTCGGGCTCGATTGGGAGGCGGCGAGGCAGGCGCTCGACGGGGCATGA
- a CDS encoding slipin family protein produces the protein MWKRHVVKKNERALLMSEGDFVKVLEPGVFKAFDPFKRLSVQTARLDAPLADAALADYLRHDAPDVLARYFVAMDLADDEAGLRYEDDVLVEILAPGTRRLYWRGLTAHRLERVDLAQDSMLPAALVKRIAQPALRARGVAGLTGVLLAQVPAYHVGVLKIDGKIERLLDAGTSAFWRFNRDVAVELVDLRLQAIEVGGQEILTRDKVALRLNLSATWCYADVLRAFGQLQKPVEHLYRELQFALRSAVGTRSLDELLEDKQSIDEVVIAQVRARLGDSGVDVRSVGVKDIVLPGDMKTILAQVVEAEKSAQANVIRRREETAATRSLLNTAKVMEENPTALRLKELETLERVAERIDRISVFGGLDQVLNGLVSIKGT, from the coding sequence ATGTGGAAGCGTCATGTAGTGAAAAAGAACGAACGCGCGCTGCTGATGAGCGAAGGCGATTTCGTGAAGGTGCTGGAACCGGGCGTGTTCAAGGCTTTCGATCCGTTCAAGCGTCTGTCGGTGCAGACCGCGCGTCTCGACGCGCCGCTCGCCGACGCCGCGCTGGCCGACTACCTGCGTCACGACGCACCTGACGTGCTCGCGCGGTACTTCGTCGCGATGGATCTCGCCGACGACGAAGCGGGCCTGCGCTATGAAGACGACGTGCTCGTCGAGATCCTGGCGCCGGGCACGCGCCGGCTGTACTGGCGCGGCCTGACCGCGCACCGCCTCGAACGCGTCGACCTCGCGCAGGACAGCATGCTGCCGGCCGCGCTCGTGAAGCGCATCGCGCAACCGGCGCTGCGGGCACGCGGCGTGGCGGGCCTGACGGGCGTACTGCTGGCGCAGGTGCCGGCGTACCACGTCGGCGTGCTGAAGATCGACGGCAAGATCGAGCGGTTGCTGGACGCGGGTACGTCGGCGTTCTGGCGCTTCAACCGCGACGTCGCGGTCGAACTCGTCGACCTGCGCCTGCAGGCGATCGAAGTCGGCGGACAGGAAATCCTGACGCGTGACAAGGTCGCGCTGCGGTTGAACCTGTCGGCGACGTGGTGCTATGCAGACGTGCTGCGTGCATTCGGCCAGTTGCAGAAGCCGGTCGAGCACCTGTATCGCGAGCTGCAGTTCGCACTGCGCTCGGCGGTCGGCACGCGCTCGCTCGATGAACTGCTGGAGGACAAGCAGTCGATCGACGAGGTCGTGATCGCACAGGTGCGTGCCCGTCTCGGCGATTCGGGCGTGGACGTGCGCAGCGTCGGCGTGAAGGATATCGTGCTGCCGGGCGACATGAAGACGATCCTCGCGCAGGTGGTCGAGGCGGAGAAATCCGCGCAGGCGAACGTGATTCGCCGCCGCGAGGAAACGGCGGCCACGCGTTCGCTGCTGAACACCGCGAAGGTGATGGAAGAAAACCCGACCGCGCTGCGGCTCAAGGAGCTGGAAACGCTCGAGCGCGTCGCGGAACGGATCGACCGCATCTCGGTGTTCGGCGGTCTCGACCAGGTGCTGAACGGACTCGTCAGCATCAAGGGCACGTAA
- a CDS encoding RtcB family protein, with the protein MNDMGYQVMELANGKPVKMWTQGVAVEDEARAQLRNTAQMPFVFSHIAVMPDVHLGKGSTIGSVIPTKGAIIPAAVGVDIGCGMMAARTTLTASDLPDSLAGLRGAIERAVPHGRAPGRRDPGAWGDRTPAAVTESWKSLLPGFQRIVDKYPKLEKTNHYAHLGTLGTGNHFIEVCIDEADHVWFMLHSGSRGVGNAIGSLFIELAQADMRQHIANLPDRNLAYFTEGSRHFDDYVEAVGWAQDYARRNRQAMMDAVIAAARSVIAKPFAVDEHAVNCHHNYVQRERHFGEDVLVTRKGAVSAQKGQLGIIPGSMGAKSFIVRGLGNPESFCSCSHGAGRTMSRTEAKRRFTADDQAQATQGVECRKDAGVVDEIPMAYKDIDAVMAAQRSLVEVVHTLRQVVCVKG; encoded by the coding sequence ATGAATGACATGGGTTACCAGGTGATGGAACTGGCGAACGGCAAGCCGGTGAAGATGTGGACGCAAGGCGTCGCCGTCGAGGACGAAGCGCGCGCGCAGCTGCGCAACACCGCGCAGATGCCGTTCGTCTTCAGCCACATCGCGGTGATGCCGGACGTCCACCTCGGCAAGGGCTCGACGATCGGCAGCGTGATTCCGACGAAGGGCGCGATCATCCCGGCCGCGGTCGGCGTCGATATCGGCTGCGGGATGATGGCGGCACGCACGACGCTGACGGCGTCCGACCTGCCGGATTCGCTCGCGGGGCTGCGCGGCGCGATCGAGCGCGCGGTGCCGCACGGCCGCGCGCCGGGCCGTCGCGATCCGGGCGCGTGGGGCGATCGCACGCCGGCCGCCGTGACCGAATCGTGGAAGTCGCTGCTGCCGGGTTTCCAGCGGATCGTCGACAAGTATCCGAAGCTGGAAAAGACGAACCACTACGCGCATCTCGGCACGCTGGGCACCGGCAATCACTTCATCGAAGTGTGCATCGACGAAGCGGACCACGTGTGGTTCATGCTGCACAGCGGCTCGCGCGGCGTCGGCAATGCGATCGGCAGCCTGTTCATCGAACTCGCGCAGGCCGACATGCGTCAGCACATCGCAAACCTGCCGGATCGCAACCTCGCGTATTTCACCGAAGGCAGCCGGCACTTCGACGACTACGTCGAAGCGGTCGGATGGGCGCAGGACTATGCGCGGCGCAATCGGCAGGCGATGATGGACGCGGTGATCGCCGCGGCGCGCAGCGTGATCGCGAAGCCGTTCGCGGTCGACGAGCACGCGGTGAACTGCCACCACAACTACGTGCAACGCGAACGCCACTTCGGCGAAGACGTGCTCGTGACGCGCAAGGGCGCGGTGTCCGCGCAGAAGGGGCAACTGGGGATCATTCCGGGCTCGATGGGCGCGAAGAGCTTCATCGTGCGCGGGCTCGGCAACCCGGAAAGCTTCTGCTCGTGCAGCCACGGCGCGGGCCGGACGATGAGCCGCACCGAAGCGAAGCGCCGCTTCACGGCTGACGACCAGGCGCAAGCCACGCAAGGCGTCGAATGCCGGAAGGACGCGGGCGTCGTCGACGAAATCCCGATGGCCTACAAGGACATCGACGCGGTGATGGCGGCCCAGCGCAGCCTCGTCGAAGTGGTGCACACGCTGCGTCAGGTGGTGTGCGTGAAGGGATAG
- a CDS encoding DUF1176 domain-containing protein: MSHRFSLALAVLLAVSPFAAQARPLARPPVERDFKNWAVVCDNGNRCIAESHADDIDDARPTLILRVTRDAGPDAQPSLDLYASAPLDLRTARVDGRPFDAVPAQWHAFGDKTDDEAHPFRVRTSDPATVAAWLSASRNAQLLSFGDPASAHTARTPLSGLNAALLLIDDTQGRVGTVTALLRPGTKPASSVPSAPALPPAVTPAPPPVANLSAAEQRPLVDAVLAKFGTDVKQCAADVEDEMSASDRRKASTAVAISADEALVAIPCQTSSMYNHTDLWYRIRRTAPYAPTALNFGEYANAGLDSASFPNELTDAGYDPSSAMLSSKVRLRSAGDCGSTASWIFDGRRFLLADIATHGTCNGLFQDQWPRLYRRADASTSAH; this comes from the coding sequence ATGTCGCACCGTTTTTCGCTTGCCCTCGCCGTCCTCCTCGCCGTTTCCCCATTCGCCGCACAGGCCCGTCCGCTCGCGCGGCCGCCGGTCGAGCGCGATTTCAAGAACTGGGCAGTTGTCTGCGACAACGGCAATCGCTGCATCGCCGAAAGCCATGCGGACGATATCGACGATGCACGCCCCACCCTCATCCTGCGCGTGACGCGCGATGCCGGCCCCGATGCGCAACCGTCGCTCGACCTCTACGCGTCGGCGCCGCTGGACCTGCGTACCGCACGCGTCGACGGCCGCCCGTTCGATGCGGTGCCGGCCCAATGGCATGCGTTCGGCGACAAGACCGACGACGAAGCACACCCGTTCCGGGTCCGCACGAGCGATCCGGCAACGGTTGCCGCGTGGCTTTCCGCGTCGCGCAACGCACAGCTGCTGAGCTTCGGCGATCCGGCGTCGGCGCACACCGCGCGTACGCCGTTGTCGGGGCTGAATGCCGCGCTGCTGCTGATCGACGATACGCAGGGCCGTGTCGGCACGGTCACCGCGCTGCTGCGCCCCGGTACCAAGCCTGCGTCGTCGGTGCCGTCCGCACCGGCGCTGCCGCCCGCCGTCACGCCGGCGCCGCCGCCCGTCGCCAACCTGTCGGCAGCAGAACAGCGTCCGCTCGTCGACGCGGTGCTTGCGAAATTCGGCACGGACGTGAAGCAATGCGCGGCCGATGTCGAAGACGAAATGTCGGCAAGCGATCGCAGGAAGGCGTCGACCGCCGTCGCGATCTCGGCCGACGAGGCGCTCGTCGCGATCCCGTGCCAGACCAGCAGCATGTATAACCACACCGATCTGTGGTATCGCATCCGCCGCACCGCACCGTACGCGCCGACGGCCCTGAATTTCGGCGAATACGCGAATGCGGGCCTCGATTCGGCGTCGTTTCCGAATGAACTCACCGACGCCGGCTACGATCCGTCGAGCGCGATGCTGTCGAGCAAGGTCCGGTTGCGCAGTGCCGGCGATTGCGGCTCGACCGCGTCGTGGATCTTCGACGGCCGGCGCTTCCTGCTCGCCGACATCGCAACGCACGGCACCTGCAACGGCCTGTTCCAGGATCAGTGGCCACGCCTGTATCGCCGCGCCGACGCGAGCACAAGCGCGCACTGA
- a CDS encoding O-methyltransferase, whose amino-acid sequence MDQDQWNQVDAYFSATLVPSDDALDAALAASDAAGLPAINVAPNQGKLLQLLATIRGARRILEVGTLGGYSTIWLARALPPGGTLVTLELNPEHAKVATQNIARAGFAEVVSVVVGSAKDSLARLVDAGEAPFDFIFIDADKDNNAVYLDAALKLSRPGTVIVVDNVVRRGRVADPDNREPDVVGVRDGFARLVAEPSLTTTAVQTVGQKGWDGFSISIVGA is encoded by the coding sequence ATGGATCAGGATCAGTGGAACCAGGTGGATGCGTATTTCTCCGCAACGCTCGTGCCGTCCGACGACGCGCTCGATGCCGCGCTGGCGGCAAGCGACGCGGCCGGGCTGCCCGCGATCAACGTCGCGCCGAACCAGGGCAAGCTGCTGCAGCTGCTCGCGACGATCCGCGGCGCGCGCCGCATTCTCGAGGTCGGCACGCTCGGCGGCTACAGCACGATCTGGCTCGCGCGCGCATTGCCGCCCGGCGGCACGCTCGTGACGCTCGAACTGAACCCCGAGCATGCGAAGGTCGCGACGCAGAACATCGCGCGCGCCGGGTTCGCGGAGGTCGTGTCGGTGGTGGTCGGCAGCGCGAAAGACAGCCTCGCGCGGCTCGTCGACGCCGGTGAGGCGCCGTTCGATTTCATCTTCATCGATGCGGACAAGGACAACAACGCGGTCTATCTCGACGCGGCGCTGAAGCTGTCGCGGCCCGGCACGGTGATCGTCGTCGACAACGTCGTGCGGCGCGGGCGCGTGGCCGACCCGGACAATCGCGAGCCCGACGTGGTCGGCGTGCGCGACGGGTTCGCGCGCCTCGTGGCCGAGCCGTCGCTCACGACGACGGCCGTGCAGACGGTCGGGCAGAAGGGCTGGGACGGGTTCTCGATCTCGATCGTCGGCGCGTGA
- a CDS encoding O-acetylhomoserine aminocarboxypropyltransferase/cysteine synthase family protein, with protein MTDQANPNWRLETIAVHGGYRPDPTTRAVAVPIYQTVAYAFDDTQHGADLFDLKVQGNIYTRIMNPTTDVLEQRIAALEGGIGALALASGQSAVTYAIQTIAEAGDNIVSASSLYGGTYNLFAHTLPQYGITTRFADPRDPASFEPLIDARTKAIFAESVGNPLGNVTDIAALAEVAHRHGIPLIVDNTVPSPYLLRPFEHGADIVVHSLTKYLGGHGTSLGGAIVDSGKFPWAKHADRFKRLNEPDVSYHGVVYTEAFGPAAYIGRARVVPLRNMGAAISPFNAFQILQGIETLALRVERISDNALKIAQHLARHEHVEWVNYAGLPDHPDHPLVARYLSGRAPGILTFGVKGGRDGGAKFQDALKLFTRLVNIGDTKSLATHPASTTHRQLSPAELAKAGVKEETVRLSIGIEHIDDLLADLDQALAQL; from the coding sequence ATGACCGATCAGGCCAATCCGAACTGGCGTCTCGAAACCATCGCCGTGCACGGCGGTTATCGTCCCGACCCGACCACGCGTGCGGTCGCCGTCCCGATCTACCAGACCGTTGCGTACGCATTCGACGATACGCAGCACGGCGCCGACCTGTTCGACCTGAAGGTCCAGGGCAACATCTACACGCGGATCATGAACCCGACGACGGACGTGCTCGAGCAGCGGATCGCCGCGCTCGAGGGCGGCATCGGCGCGCTCGCGCTTGCATCGGGGCAATCCGCGGTCACGTACGCGATCCAGACGATTGCCGAAGCCGGCGACAACATCGTGTCCGCGAGTTCGCTGTACGGCGGCACCTACAACCTGTTCGCGCATACGCTGCCGCAATACGGGATCACCACGCGCTTCGCCGATCCGCGCGACCCCGCATCGTTCGAACCGCTGATCGATGCACGCACGAAGGCGATCTTCGCGGAATCGGTCGGCAACCCGCTCGGCAACGTCACCGACATCGCCGCGCTCGCGGAAGTCGCGCATCGGCATGGCATCCCGCTGATCGTCGACAACACGGTGCCGTCGCCGTACCTGCTGCGCCCGTTCGAGCATGGCGCGGACATCGTCGTGCACTCGCTGACGAAGTACCTCGGCGGGCACGGCACGAGCCTCGGCGGCGCGATCGTCGATTCGGGCAAGTTCCCGTGGGCCAAACACGCCGACCGGTTCAAGCGGCTGAACGAGCCGGACGTCAGCTACCACGGCGTCGTCTATACGGAAGCGTTCGGGCCGGCCGCGTATATCGGCCGCGCGCGCGTGGTGCCGCTGCGCAACATGGGCGCGGCGATCTCGCCGTTCAACGCCTTCCAGATCCTGCAGGGCATCGAGACGCTGGCGCTGCGCGTCGAGCGGATCAGCGACAACGCGCTGAAGATCGCGCAGCATCTCGCGCGCCACGAGCACGTCGAGTGGGTGAACTATGCGGGCCTGCCCGATCACCCCGACCATCCGCTCGTCGCACGCTACCTGTCGGGCCGCGCGCCGGGCATCCTGACGTTCGGCGTGAAGGGCGGCCGCGACGGCGGTGCGAAGTTCCAGGATGCGCTGAAGCTGTTCACGCGGCTCGTCAACATCGGCGATACGAAGTCGCTCGCGACGCACCCCGCATCGACGACGCACCGGCAACTGTCGCCGGCCGAGCTCGCGAAGGCCGGCGTGAAGGAAGAAACGGTGCGGCTGTCGATCGGCATCGAGCATATCGACGATCTGCTCGCCGACCTCGATCAGGCGCTCGCGCAACTTTGA
- a CDS encoding ZIP family metal transporter — MTPTAKLALLTLPPVLAACFGALAAAWRAPGPKTSSVIQHFTGGIVFAAAALELLPQDRAHALFPVVVGFVLGIALMLAIRALSGAIETRFEEARLPVSLIVVTAIDLVVDGLVLGIAFSASDESGIILTVALTLEVLFLALSVSAALAAAGIGRMLSIVVPVGLAALLSIAAVAGNAAFAGLPTNIYAALLGLGTVALLYLVTEELLVEAHEVPETPFATAAFFIGFIVFFLIEGSVKAG, encoded by the coding sequence ATGACACCGACCGCGAAGCTTGCGCTGCTCACGTTACCGCCCGTGCTGGCGGCCTGTTTCGGCGCCCTCGCGGCCGCGTGGCGCGCGCCCGGCCCGAAAACGTCGAGCGTCATCCAGCATTTCACCGGCGGCATCGTGTTCGCGGCCGCGGCGCTCGAACTGCTGCCGCAAGACCGCGCGCATGCGCTGTTTCCGGTCGTCGTCGGGTTCGTGCTCGGCATCGCGCTGATGCTCGCGATCCGCGCGCTGTCGGGCGCGATCGAGACGCGCTTCGAGGAAGCGCGGCTGCCCGTGAGCCTGATCGTCGTCACCGCGATCGACCTCGTCGTCGACGGCCTCGTGCTCGGCATCGCCTTCTCGGCCAGCGACGAAAGCGGCATCATCCTGACTGTCGCGCTGACGCTCGAAGTGCTGTTCCTCGCGCTGTCGGTCAGCGCCGCGCTTGCCGCCGCAGGGATCGGCCGGATGCTGTCGATCGTCGTGCCGGTCGGGCTGGCCGCATTGTTGAGCATCGCGGCCGTTGCCGGCAATGCGGCGTTTGCCGGCCTGCCGACGAATATCTACGCGGCGCTACTGGGGCTCGGCACCGTCGCGCTGCTGTACCTCGTGACCGAAGAACTGCTGGTCGAAGCGCACGAGGTGCCCGAAACGCCGTTCGCGACGGCCGCGTTCTTCATCGGCTTCATCGTGTTCTTCCTGATCGAAGGGTCGGTCAAGGCCGGATAA
- a CDS encoding DUF4148 domain-containing protein, producing MNIPRPMIVIAVAALSIAAFSQAVAAQSKTRQEVRQELVRARHDGVIPSPNHDYPASPAVVARNQEIHRSTVHRGEQAPMVDAHDNRFAVR from the coding sequence ATGAACATTCCGCGACCGATGATCGTCATCGCCGTTGCCGCACTGTCGATTGCGGCCTTCTCACAGGCGGTTGCCGCCCAATCGAAAACCCGGCAGGAAGTGCGTCAGGAACTGGTGCGCGCGCGGCACGACGGCGTGATCCCGAGCCCGAATCACGATTACCCGGCGAGCCCGGCTGTTGTCGCGCGAAATCAGGAAATTCATCGCTCGACCGTTCATCGCGGCGAGCAGGCACCGATGGTCGATGCGCACGACAACCGCTTTGCGGTGCGTTGA
- a CDS encoding porin → MKTPVRLVMMSGTLLAATHAAHATEVTLYGLFDTSLTYVWNASADGKNLVGLGNGNLLGNRFGVKGAEDLGGGLKAVFTLENGFNPNTGALGQGNRMFGRQAFVGLESARWGTLTLGRQYDALADVAWPVTGDFYFGSVYATPGDVDNYDTSSRTDNAVKYTSPVIGGFQFVGMYALGGVAGKSGAGQTWSAGLSYSNGPVDVAGGYYYAANRSSLANGIRTGWNGTSDGTFDGSLVNGGYISAKSIGIARGALRYNFAPFAIGIDYSNALYKADAMSAFRSTQKYDTARGFFNYQATPSLLVGLGYSYTRARGDTGATYHQVSAGADYVLSKRTDLYAVGAWQRANGEQRTLDGGTQTAQASIGSYGYGGMRTQGIVNLGLRHRF, encoded by the coding sequence ATGAAAACTCCAGTTCGGCTCGTCATGATGTCGGGTACGCTGCTCGCGGCCACCCACGCGGCACATGCGACGGAAGTCACGCTGTACGGCCTGTTCGATACGTCGCTCACGTACGTGTGGAACGCCAGCGCGGACGGCAAGAACCTCGTCGGCCTCGGCAACGGCAATCTGCTCGGCAACCGCTTCGGCGTGAAAGGCGCGGAAGACCTGGGCGGCGGGTTGAAAGCGGTCTTCACGCTGGAAAACGGCTTCAATCCGAACACCGGCGCGCTCGGGCAAGGCAACCGGATGTTCGGCCGGCAGGCGTTCGTCGGCCTTGAAAGCGCCCGCTGGGGCACGCTGACGCTCGGCCGCCAGTACGACGCGCTTGCGGACGTCGCATGGCCGGTCACCGGCGACTTCTACTTCGGCAGCGTGTACGCGACACCCGGCGACGTCGACAACTACGACACGTCGTCGCGCACCGACAATGCGGTGAAGTACACGTCCCCCGTGATCGGCGGATTCCAGTTCGTCGGCATGTATGCGCTCGGCGGCGTGGCCGGCAAGAGCGGCGCGGGCCAGACCTGGTCGGCCGGCCTGTCGTACAGCAACGGCCCGGTGGACGTCGCGGGCGGCTACTACTATGCGGCCAATCGTTCATCGCTCGCCAACGGGATCCGGACGGGCTGGAACGGTACGTCCGACGGCACGTTCGACGGGTCGCTGGTCAACGGCGGCTACATCTCCGCGAAATCGATCGGCATCGCGCGCGGTGCGCTGCGCTACAACTTCGCGCCATTCGCGATCGGCATCGACTACAGCAATGCGCTGTACAAGGCCGACGCGATGTCCGCGTTCCGCAGCACGCAGAAGTACGACACCGCGCGCGGCTTCTTCAACTATCAGGCGACGCCGAGCCTGCTCGTCGGCCTCGGCTACAGCTACACGCGTGCCCGCGGCGATACGGGCGCAACCTACCATCAGGTGTCCGCCGGCGCCGACTACGTGCTGTCGAAGCGCACCGATCTCTATGCGGTCGGCGCCTGGCAGCGTGCGAACGGCGAGCAGCGCACGCTCGACGGCGGCACGCAAACGGCGCAGGCATCGATCGGTTCCTACGGCTACGGCGGCATGCGCACGCAGGGCATCGTCAATCTCGGGTTGCGCCACCGGTTCTGA
- a CDS encoding DUF4148 domain-containing protein, with protein sequence MKTAKLAALFVTATLSLGMATQAAFAETQTQGKTRTQVVNELKQAQHDGVVPTGKTQYPPTGEMVARNKELHGISVHGGEKKPQADNHDNLTARQ encoded by the coding sequence ATGAAAACGGCAAAACTCGCAGCACTGTTCGTCACCGCCACGCTGTCGCTCGGCATGGCCACGCAGGCCGCATTCGCGGAAACGCAAACGCAGGGCAAGACCCGCACGCAGGTCGTCAACGAACTGAAGCAGGCGCAGCACGACGGCGTCGTGCCGACGGGCAAGACGCAATATCCGCCGACCGGCGAGATGGTCGCGCGCAACAAGGAGCTTCACGGGATTTCGGTGCATGGCGGCGAGAAGAAGCCGCAGGCCGACAACCACGACAACCTGACCGCGCGGCAATGA